In Priestia megaterium NBRC 15308 = ATCC 14581, the following proteins share a genomic window:
- a CDS encoding low temperature requirement protein A, whose protein sequence is MEEKKVTWLELFYDLLFVAAVATATHVLLHVEQGYIHGEYLLKFVLIFIPIWWAWTGQTMFINRFGQDFLHQRIFMILQMLFVLIMISSLSVDFDQYYVSFLVGYIGLRALTSIQYLIVQKFEQSERKKVAVFLGTCFGIGIFISLLSLFFDSWVRYAVLYTGIAVDMILPILGHKRLAKLPTNTAHLLERFALLTLILFGESVVSILAVIQPQKGDWNTILFSIISFVLIIAMWWQYFENVEKKVNKSIQRAGQTIIYGHLLILMSLSMIAASIKLMFLHEVQYTFSLYFVFGSVLLYFMATTLVFHQYRFEEHRLKVYHLGLFLGILAVFFIINLFLVVPNTLIIGELAIFFIIYARFTTT, encoded by the coding sequence GTGGAAGAAAAAAAAGTTACGTGGCTGGAGCTTTTTTATGATTTGTTGTTTGTGGCAGCCGTTGCGACTGCTACGCATGTTTTGCTTCACGTTGAACAAGGGTATATTCATGGAGAGTATTTGTTAAAGTTTGTACTGATCTTTATTCCGATATGGTGGGCGTGGACGGGACAAACGATGTTTATCAATCGATTTGGACAAGATTTTTTGCATCAGCGCATCTTTATGATTCTTCAAATGCTGTTTGTTCTTATCATGATCTCAAGCCTGTCCGTAGATTTTGATCAATATTACGTCTCTTTTTTGGTTGGCTATATCGGGCTAAGAGCGTTAACCTCGATTCAATATCTTATTGTCCAAAAATTTGAACAGAGTGAGAGAAAAAAAGTTGCTGTGTTTTTAGGAACATGCTTTGGAATTGGGATTTTTATCTCGCTTCTGTCGCTCTTTTTTGATTCATGGGTCCGCTACGCCGTGTTATATACAGGAATTGCCGTGGACATGATTTTACCTATTTTAGGACATAAGCGACTGGCGAAATTACCGACCAACACGGCTCATTTGTTAGAACGCTTTGCGTTACTAACATTAATTCTGTTTGGAGAATCGGTTGTCAGCATTCTTGCTGTGATACAGCCACAAAAAGGGGACTGGAACACCATTTTATTTTCGATTATTTCATTTGTCCTGATCATCGCCATGTGGTGGCAGTACTTTGAGAACGTAGAAAAGAAAGTGAACAAGTCCATCCAAAGAGCCGGGCAAACGATTATTTACGGACACTTACTTATCCTCATGTCTCTAAGCATGATTGCAGCATCGATTAAGCTGATGTTTTTACATGAAGTTCAGTACACATTCAGCTTATATTTTGTATTCGGATCCGTGCTGCTTTACTTCATGGCAACCACTCTTGTTTTTCACCAGTATAGATTCGAAGAACATCGTTTGAAAGTGTATCATTTAGGCTTGTTTTTAGGGATTTTAGCTGTATTTTTTATTATTAACTTATTTTTAGTCGTCCCGAACACCCTCATCATAGGAGAGTTAGCCATCTTTTTTATTATCTACGCTAGGTTTACGACCACTTAA
- the ycaC gene encoding isochorismate family cysteine hydrolase YcaC → MSDLYSRLSKDDAAVLLVDHQTGLISGLVRDYGVDEFKNNVLALGDTAKFFDLPVILTTSFENGPNGPLMQELVDLFPNAPKIARPGQINAWDNEEFVKAIKATGKKQLIIAGVVTDVCVAFPALSAIKAGYEVFVVTDASGTFNKQVADAALTRMAHGGAQLMNWFSVACELQRDWRNDVEGFGNLISSHLPGYQNLMGSYRGAQRDFSKQSV, encoded by the coding sequence ATGTCTGATCTTTACTCTCGCCTTTCAAAAGATGATGCTGCTGTGCTTTTAGTTGACCACCAAACGGGGCTTATTTCCGGCCTTGTACGTGACTATGGTGTTGATGAATTTAAAAACAACGTATTGGCTCTTGGTGATACGGCTAAATTCTTTGATTTACCGGTTATTTTAACAACTAGCTTTGAAAATGGACCCAACGGCCCGCTCATGCAAGAACTCGTTGACTTGTTTCCTAATGCGCCAAAAATAGCTCGTCCTGGACAAATTAACGCGTGGGACAACGAAGAGTTTGTTAAAGCCATTAAAGCGACCGGGAAAAAACAGCTGATTATCGCCGGTGTAGTGACAGATGTCTGCGTTGCTTTTCCTGCACTTTCTGCCATTAAAGCAGGCTACGAAGTGTTTGTTGTGACAGATGCTTCCGGAACGTTCAATAAGCAAGTCGCAGATGCAGCATTAACGCGTATGGCTCACGGAGGCGCACAGCTTATGAACTGGTTTAGCGTAGCGTGCGAGCTGCAGCGTGACTGGCGCAACGACGTTGAAGGTTTTGGCAATTTAATTTCTAGTCATCTTCCTGGTTATCAAAACTTAATGGGCAGCTATAGAGGAGCTCAGCGCGATTTCAGCAAGCAGAGTGTCTAA
- a CDS encoding NADPH-dependent FMN reductase — translation MTKTIGLICGSLRKNSYNRMIAESLTTLDDSAQYRWIEISSLPFFNEDLEADGSPESVASFRAAIQDVDGVIIVSPEYNSGIPGVLKNALDWASRPRTSSVLNRKPVGLIGATPGGFGTAFAQMQTREVLEAMQVNVLPFQKMLISQVYEKIDSQQKVLTDESTKRYLQRYLQQFIHWIDQAPVPVLD, via the coding sequence ATGACAAAAACCATTGGTCTTATTTGTGGAAGCTTACGAAAGAATTCGTATAACCGAATGATTGCTGAGTCATTGACTACATTAGATGACTCAGCTCAATATCGCTGGATTGAAATAAGCAGCCTGCCTTTTTTTAATGAAGACTTAGAAGCTGACGGATCACCAGAATCTGTCGCATCCTTTAGAGCTGCGATTCAAGATGTTGACGGCGTTATTATAGTTAGTCCAGAGTACAATTCAGGAATTCCAGGAGTGTTGAAAAATGCCTTAGACTGGGCATCAAGACCTCGGACTTCTTCTGTTTTAAACAGAAAACCAGTTGGTCTCATTGGAGCGACTCCAGGAGGCTTCGGTACGGCTTTTGCTCAAATGCAAACGAGAGAAGTACTGGAAGCTATGCAAGTCAACGTTTTACCATTTCAAAAAATGCTGATTTCGCAAGTTTATGAAAAAATTGATTCGCAACAAAAAGTACTAACCGATGAATCAACAAAACGCTATCTTCAGCGCTACCTACAGCAGTTCATTCATTGGATTGATCAAGCGCCTGTTCCTGTTCTAGATTAA
- a CDS encoding ring-cleaving dioxygenase, which translates to MNKKTAGIHHITAIVGHPQENVDFYAGVLGLRLVKQTVNFDDPGTYHLYFGNEGGKPGTIITFFPWANARQGKIGDGQVGVTSYVVPKGAMDFWEQRLAKFGVPATKMERFGEQYLEFDDPHGLHLEIVEREEGENNTWQAGEIKPDVAIKGFGGATLLSVKPHETAQLLENVMGLQKVGQEGDFIRFQSSADIGNVIDLKLTTIGRGQMGVGTVHHIAWRAKDDEDQLEWQKYVADSGYGVTAVRDRNYFNAIYFKEHGEILFEIATDPPGFAHDESLETMGEKLMLPEQYETHRDQIERALIPFEVRELD; encoded by the coding sequence ATGAATAAAAAAACAGCGGGTATTCATCATATCACGGCGATTGTAGGTCATCCTCAAGAAAATGTTGATTTCTATGCGGGCGTGCTAGGATTACGTTTGGTCAAACAAACGGTAAACTTTGATGATCCAGGAACGTATCACCTTTACTTTGGGAATGAAGGCGGAAAACCTGGAACGATTATTACATTCTTCCCGTGGGCAAATGCACGACAAGGAAAAATAGGCGACGGGCAAGTTGGGGTAACTTCCTATGTGGTTCCAAAAGGTGCGATGGACTTTTGGGAACAGCGATTAGCAAAGTTTGGGGTTCCAGCTACAAAGATGGAGCGATTCGGAGAACAGTATTTAGAGTTTGACGACCCTCATGGTTTGCATCTAGAGATTGTGGAAAGAGAAGAAGGAGAAAACAATACGTGGCAAGCTGGTGAAATTAAACCCGATGTTGCCATTAAAGGATTCGGAGGCGCTACGTTATTATCTGTTAAGCCTCATGAAACAGCTCAGTTATTAGAAAACGTAATGGGTCTACAAAAAGTAGGGCAAGAAGGAGATTTTATACGTTTTCAATCATCAGCTGACATTGGAAATGTCATCGATTTAAAATTAACAACCATTGGACGCGGGCAAATGGGCGTTGGAACAGTTCACCATATTGCATGGCGAGCAAAAGATGATGAAGATCAATTAGAATGGCAGAAATACGTAGCCGACAGCGGATACGGAGTAACGGCTGTTCGAGATCGAAATTATTTTAATGCAATTTACTTTAAAGAACACGGAGAAATTTTATTTGAAATTGCAACAGACCCTCCAGGTTTTGCTCATGATGAGTCACTTGAAACAATGGGAGAAAAACTCATGCTGCCTGAACAGTACGAAACCCATCGAGATCAAATTGAAAGAGCTTTGATTCCTTTTGAAGTGAGAGAATTAGACTAA
- a CDS encoding DoxX family protein, translating into MVSIGLLLIRLVIGLSFMAHGTQKLFGWFGGHGLKGTGGWFESIGMKPGVRMALMAGLSELVGGALFAAGLLTPLGALLIAGTMVMAIVKVHGPNGYWATQNGYEYNLTLLVVAIGVAIAGPGYYALDTFIF; encoded by the coding sequence ATGGTGAGTATTGGTTTATTGTTAATACGTTTAGTCATTGGGTTATCTTTTATGGCACATGGAACTCAGAAATTATTTGGATGGTTTGGCGGTCACGGCTTAAAAGGAACGGGAGGATGGTTTGAATCTATCGGAATGAAGCCAGGTGTTAGAATGGCGTTAATGGCTGGATTATCCGAGCTAGTAGGAGGAGCTTTATTTGCTGCAGGACTTCTTACACCGCTAGGAGCGCTTTTGATTGCCGGAACAATGGTCATGGCTATTGTGAAAGTACACGGTCCGAATGGATACTGGGCAACACAAAATGGCTATGAATATAATCTTACGCTTTTAGTTGTAGCAATCGGTGTAGCAATTGCAGGACCAGGGTATTATGCATTAGACACGTTTATTTTCTAA
- a CDS encoding SHOCT-like domain-containing protein encodes MKEEITKVLTMVQEGKIDAEKGSELIQVLKEKEETGNKLLKKPNAYLDKTLKIRVVSTENDNVKVNLPIKLVKLVLMAGHSIAASIPQSEKYVKDIDINLIVEAIENELDGQIVDIKSANGDTVSVIIE; translated from the coding sequence ATGAAAGAGGAAATTACAAAAGTGTTAACAATGGTTCAAGAAGGCAAAATTGATGCAGAAAAGGGATCAGAACTGATACAAGTATTAAAAGAAAAAGAAGAAACAGGCAATAAGCTTTTGAAGAAACCGAATGCGTATCTAGATAAAACGTTAAAAATTCGAGTTGTTTCAACTGAAAATGATAATGTGAAGGTTAATTTGCCAATAAAGCTTGTCAAGCTGGTATTGATGGCGGGACACAGCATCGCAGCAAGTATTCCTCAATCAGAAAAATATGTAAAAGATATAGACATAAACCTGATTGTTGAAGCAATTGAAAACGAGTTAGATGGCCAAATTGTTGATATTAAATCGGCGAACGGAGATACCGTTTCAGTCATCATTGAGTAA
- a CDS encoding DUF2089 domain-containing protein: protein MAYKVLTNCPVCSETLKITKLQCTHCHTTIENEFELSKLASLSSDQLHFVEVFLTCRGNIKEVEKELGVSYPTVRGKLNDIITSLGYVEKKKNEVDEKKVVSMLENGEITAEEAIKLLKEE from the coding sequence ATGGCTTATAAAGTACTTACAAATTGTCCTGTCTGCAGTGAAACGTTAAAAATTACAAAGCTGCAGTGCACCCATTGTCACACGACGATTGAAAATGAGTTTGAATTATCTAAGCTGGCATCTTTATCGAGTGATCAGCTGCATTTTGTAGAAGTATTTTTAACATGCAGAGGAAATATCAAAGAAGTTGAGAAAGAACTGGGCGTTTCGTATCCAACCGTTCGAGGTAAGCTTAATGACATCATTACATCTCTTGGATATGTAGAGAAGAAGAAAAATGAAGTAGATGAGAAAAAAGTTGTGTCTATGTTAGAAAATGGTGAAATTACAGCAGAAGAAGCCATCAAGCTCTTAAAAGAAGAATAG
- a CDS encoding GntR family transcriptional regulator gives MEKEIDGIPYYQKLKTMFIEEIKNGNLKYGDKIPSERELADKFGVSRMTARHALSTLEREGFVERRVGVGTFISNRKIQWNFITVNSFTKGMEDKGLKPTTETIFAKIEKADEFLANKLNISNGEEVFSLKRLRIIDDIPVAIELSQIPYKFCLQIEEYISNKISLYQVLDEFYGLKLAKQKQYMRISLSDSVESKLLRIGNETPCLSIEGTTYDSLERPIEYYQTLARGDLIEFYSEPTNPQ, from the coding sequence ATGGAAAAAGAAATTGATGGAATTCCTTATTATCAAAAGTTGAAAACAATGTTTATAGAGGAAATTAAAAATGGAAACCTTAAGTACGGCGATAAGATTCCTTCAGAAAGGGAGTTAGCTGATAAATTCGGAGTGAGTAGAATGACAGCTCGTCACGCGCTTTCTACATTGGAAAGAGAGGGGTTTGTAGAGCGAAGAGTAGGCGTAGGTACATTTATATCTAACCGTAAAATTCAATGGAACTTTATAACTGTAAATAGTTTCACGAAAGGGATGGAAGACAAAGGATTAAAACCTACTACTGAGACAATCTTTGCAAAAATTGAAAAAGCAGATGAGTTTCTAGCAAATAAATTAAATATTTCTAATGGAGAAGAAGTTTTTTCTTTAAAGAGATTAAGAATTATTGATGATATTCCGGTTGCTATAGAATTAAGTCAAATACCATACAAATTCTGTTTACAAATAGAAGAGTATATATCAAACAAAATATCCTTGTACCAGGTCTTAGATGAATTCTATGGATTAAAATTGGCTAAACAAAAACAGTATATGCGAATATCTTTATCTGATTCGGTTGAAAGTAAATTACTTAGAATCGGAAATGAAACTCCGTGCCTTTCAATTGAAGGCACCACTTATGATTCTTTAGAAAGGCCTATTGAATATTATCAAACATTAGCAAGAGGAGATCTTATTGAGTTCTACTCGGAACCTACTAATCCTCAGTGA
- a CDS encoding PfkB family carbohydrate kinase: protein MKVIGIGDNVVDYYQDRDEIYPGGNALNIAVLCKRYGVEKSSYIGVIGNDLAANHIVNSLVAEDVDISRIRKAYGPNGESVISLNEDNDRTFVGSNNGGVQALIKLNFDETDLNYISTHDLMHTSLYSHIEQDLPMLSDKIAISFDFSFRHEEAYLKKVCPYVDYGFFSGSELNETECIELMHYVKSLGTKVIGITRGEKGALFLVDEQVYKQPIVEAKVIDTLGAGDSFISMFLTHYHQHGNVNEALNQSAIAAAKNCESYGAFGYGLSKKTNLSKKLV from the coding sequence ATGAAGGTAATAGGAATAGGAGACAACGTAGTTGATTATTATCAAGACCGTGACGAAATTTATCCAGGAGGAAACGCTCTGAACATAGCTGTTTTATGTAAAAGATATGGAGTTGAGAAAAGCTCTTATATTGGAGTGATTGGAAACGATCTGGCGGCTAATCATATTGTAAATAGTTTAGTGGCTGAAGATGTTGATATTTCTAGAATCAGGAAAGCATATGGACCAAATGGAGAATCTGTAATCTCCCTTAACGAAGATAACGATCGTACCTTTGTTGGATCAAATAATGGAGGCGTACAAGCCCTAATAAAATTAAATTTCGATGAAACTGACCTTAACTATATTTCAACTCATGATCTTATGCATACAAGCTTATACAGTCATATAGAACAAGATTTACCTATGCTCTCGGATAAAATAGCTATTTCTTTTGACTTTTCTTTCCGACATGAAGAAGCATACCTTAAAAAGGTTTGCCCATATGTTGATTATGGCTTTTTCTCAGGAAGCGAATTAAACGAAACAGAGTGTATTGAGTTAATGCATTACGTAAAAAGCTTAGGAACAAAAGTTATTGGAATTACAAGAGGAGAAAAGGGCGCCTTATTTTTAGTAGATGAACAAGTTTACAAACAACCTATCGTTGAAGCAAAAGTAATAGACACTCTAGGAGCAGGGGATTCCTTTATCTCAATGTTTTTGACCCATTATCATCAGCATGGCAATGTAAATGAAGCACTGAATCAATCAGCAATAGCAGCAGCAAAAAACTGTGAAAGTTACGGAGCATTTGGGTATGGATTAAGCAAAAAGACAAATCTCTCCAAAAAGTTGGTATGA
- a CDS encoding amino acid ABC transporter ATP-binding protein, with protein sequence MLQLANIKKSFNEKKVIKGIDLSVRKGEVVVIVGPSGSGKSTLLRMMNALEYPTEGDIRLEGESILYKDINGKHTSRNDKELSKFRAEIGMVFQGFHLFAHKTVLENIIEGPIYVRKIKKEQAIQEAEYLLKKVGLSDKRDQYPHSLSGGQQQRIAIARALAMKPKMLLFDEPTSALDPELVGEVLIVMKELALEGMTMAVVTHEMGFAREVGDRVIFIDQGVIVQDAPPEKFFHTTNGNERIRKFLSTLSRNAV encoded by the coding sequence ATGTTACAACTAGCCAATATTAAAAAATCTTTTAATGAAAAAAAAGTGATTAAAGGAATTGATTTATCAGTACGAAAAGGTGAAGTAGTCGTTATCGTTGGACCAAGTGGTAGTGGGAAAAGTACTCTTCTGAGAATGATGAATGCCCTTGAGTATCCTACTGAAGGAGATATCAGGCTAGAAGGGGAGTCAATTCTCTATAAAGATATAAATGGAAAGCATACTTCACGAAATGACAAGGAATTAAGCAAATTTCGAGCTGAAATTGGAATGGTATTTCAAGGTTTCCACTTGTTTGCCCACAAAACTGTTCTTGAAAATATTATTGAAGGTCCTATTTACGTAAGGAAAATAAAAAAAGAGCAAGCAATCCAGGAAGCAGAATATTTGTTAAAGAAAGTCGGTTTGTCAGATAAACGCGATCAGTATCCTCATTCTCTTTCTGGGGGGCAGCAACAGCGAATTGCTATTGCAAGAGCATTGGCTATGAAACCAAAGATGTTGCTTTTTGATGAACCAACTTCTGCCTTAGATCCTGAATTAGTCGGTGAAGTTCTTATAGTAATGAAAGAGTTAGCACTAGAAGGAATGACAATGGCTGTAGTTACCCATGAAATGGGCTTTGCTCGTGAAGTAGGTGATCGTGTCATATTCATTGATCAGGGAGTAATTGTTCAAGATGCACCACCAGAAAAGTTTTTTCATACTACCAATGGTAATGAACGTATCAGAAAGTTTTTAAGTACATTATCAAGGAATGCTGTTTGA
- a CDS encoding amino acid ABC transporter permease: protein MNDFLSNAREFAPRFLEGTVITIELTIISLILSLIIGLAVALGKITPNKFINKVCGIYISIVRGTPLLVQMMYVYFVFPDLGLSLSAFQAAIVALSINESAYLAETFRAGIKSIPKGQMEAAKAIGMNYSLSMRRIILPQAIKNVIPAIGNSAIVLIKNSSLAAVITVTELMHEGNLLASSTYQNIQIFTMIGIIYWALHYPLAILVDYLEKRGNKNNVTTSQY from the coding sequence ATGAATGATTTTTTATCGAATGCGAGAGAATTTGCACCAAGGTTTCTTGAAGGTACCGTTATTACAATTGAATTAACTATAATATCATTAATTCTCTCTCTTATTATTGGTTTAGCGGTTGCGCTTGGTAAAATAACGCCGAATAAATTTATAAATAAAGTATGTGGTATTTATATCAGCATAGTAAGAGGAACACCTCTCTTAGTGCAAATGATGTATGTTTACTTTGTTTTTCCTGATTTAGGTCTTTCGTTAAGTGCTTTTCAGGCAGCTATTGTTGCTCTTTCTATTAATGAGAGTGCTTACTTAGCTGAAACATTCCGAGCAGGTATTAAATCCATTCCTAAAGGACAAATGGAAGCAGCAAAGGCTATTGGAATGAATTACTCTCTTTCAATGCGTAGGATTATTCTCCCTCAAGCAATTAAAAATGTCATTCCTGCGATCGGAAATTCAGCTATTGTATTAATCAAAAACTCTTCATTAGCAGCAGTTATTACAGTGACAGAGTTAATGCATGAAGGAAATTTATTAGCTTCATCCACATATCAAAATATACAGATATTCACGATGATCGGAATTATTTATTGGGCTCTACATTATCCACTTGCCATTCTTGTAGATTATTTAGAAAAGCGAGGTAATAAAAATAATGTTACAACTAGCCAATATTAA